The Punica granatum isolate Tunisia-2019 chromosome 4, ASM765513v2, whole genome shotgun sequence genome has a window encoding:
- the LOC116204075 gene encoding reticulon-like protein B16, with the protein MENCGDACDREGTAAASSAPSGSEYRLFGRQSTIHQCMGGGLAADVLLWKRWRVSFGIIIVATAAWITFERSRLSFLSICSDVLLILIVLLFLRANYAVIRDKQLPELPELVLSEEMVNNAAASFRVKINSLLLMAHDITLGKDFRLFFKVVVCLWLLSVIGSFFSFFTLAYIGTVISITVPAMYNRHEEHVDKCFGILHRKFSRHYKIVDESFINRLPRSLSIKEKSM; encoded by the exons ATGGAGAATTGCGGGGATGCGTGCGACAGAGAGGGAACAGCGGCCGCTTCCTCAGCACCGAGCGGCTCAGAATACCGATTATTCGGCCGGCAGTCCACGATTCACCAGTGCATGGGCGGTGGTCTTG CTGCTGATGTACTATTATGGAAGCGGTGGCGTGTTTCTTTTGGCATCATCATTGTCGCAACAGCTGCGTGGATCACCTTTGAGCGCTCAAGATTATCTTTCTTGTCGATCTGTTCAGATGTCTTGCTGATCTTGATCGTGCTGCTGTTCTTGCGCGCAAATTATGCAGTTATTCGAGATAA ACAACTTCCAGAATTACCGGAGTTGGTTTTATCAGAGGAGATGGTTAATAACGCGGCAGCATCATTTCGTGTCAAAATCAATAGTCTATTGCTTATGGCCCACGATATCACCCTTGGGAAAGATTTTAGACTGTTTTTCAAG GTAGTAGTCTGCCTGTGGCTTTTGTCTGTCATTGGCAGCTTCTTCTCATTCTTCACACTTGCATATATTG GTACGGTAATATCCATCACAGTCCCTGCCATGTACAATAGGCATGAAGAACATGTGGACAAGTGTTTTGGGATACTCCACAGGAAATTCTCGAGACACTACAAAATAGTCGACGAGAGTTTCATTAACAGACTCCCAAGAAGCTTATCAATAAAGGAGAAAAGCATGTAA